In the genome of Thermococcus sp. 21S7, the window GCGTCCCCTACGAGGACCACGGCAGGATAAAGTACGAGCCGATAACCACAGAGATAACCTCCCTCCAGGCGGGCGGAAAGTTCGTGGAGGAGGCATATCCCGGAGGACTCGTCGGCGTTGGAACCAAGCTCGACCCATACCTCACCAAGGGCGACCTGATGGCGGGAAACGTCGTCGGAAAGCCGGGCCAGCTTCCGCCGGTCTGGGACGACCTCAGGCTTGAGGTTCACCTGCTTGAGCGCGTCGTGGGAACCGAAGAGGAACTCAGGGTCGAGCCGATAAAGAGGCGCGAGGTTCTCCTCCTCAACGTCGGAACGGCCAGAACGATGGGTCTCGTCACGGGCCTCGGAAAGGACGAGGTCGAGCTTAAGCTCCAGATACCGATATGTGCGGAAGTCGGCGACAGGGTCGCCATCAGCAGGCAGGTCGGCAGCAGGTGGCGCCTCATAGGCTACGGCTTCATAAGGGATTGAGCCCCTCTTCTTTTCCATTAACTTTCGGTGAGGCAGATGCCTGAAAGACGGGAATGGCTGGTGATTCCTGACACGAACTTCCTCCTCGTTCCCGGCCAGTTCGGCGTGGACATAATCTCCGAGCTGAACAGGGTTCTCGACGTGAGGTTCAGAATAGCCGTCCCCAACGTCGTCCTTCAGGAGCTGGAGGTTATAGAGAGGAAGTCCCGGGGGAAGGATTTGCTCGCCATCAGGATGGCCAAAAAGCTCGCGGAGAGGTTCGAGGTCGTTGAGATAGGCCGCTTTGGTGAGAGGCCCATAGACGACCAGATTTACGACTTCGCGGTTAGGAAAGGGCAGGTAATAGTCTGCACCAACGATAAGGGGCTGAAGAGGCGCCTCCGCGAGAGGGGCGTTCCAGTCGTCTACCTCCGCTCGAAGAAGATACTTGAGCTTGAGGGAATGCTGGGGTGAAAGCCTTAAAACACCCTCTTCTCCACGTCCTTGGGTGGAAAAGATGTACACGGAGGAAGAACTGCTGGGCGAGATTGGGGAACTCCTCGGCGACGAGGAGCTCTACGAGCTCTATGAGAGGGCGTTCAGGGAGTACCACTACTACTTCGAGACGACCAACTACATCGTGCTGAACGTCTACGGCTTCAACGACCACGGGCCGATTCACGTCCTGCTCACGACCAGGCGCGCGCTGGAGCTTCTGAACATCATCGGGAAGTTCGGAATCCAGACGACTGCAGAGAAGCTCGGCAAGCCCTTCCGCTGGAGCAAGTTCATAGTGGCATTTGGAGCGCTGTTCCACGACATCGGGAACATGATACACCGGGAGAACCACTACGGGTTCAGCGTTCTCCTGGCGGAGCCTGTAATAGATGCCCTCGTGAGGGAGTTCGGGACGGATGACCCGCTTCTCCTGAAGGCTCTAACCCTAAACGCGATATACACCCACGATGAGCACGTGCCGTGCACTACCATAGAGGGCTCGCTCGTCACCATAGCGGACGGCTGCGATATGGAGGCTGGAAGGAGCAGGCTCGTCCACAAGAGGGACAAGGTTGACATCCACGCCGTCTCGGCTTTAGCGATAGAGAGGGTGGAGATAGGGGAAGGGGACGAGGAGCAGCCAATACTCATTGAGATATGGATGAAGCACCCCGCCGGAATCTTCCAGGTGGACGAGATACTGACGAAGAAGGTCAAGAGCTCCCTCCTGAGCGGAAAGGTCCGGCTCAGGATACACACCGGGGCGGAGGTAATGGAGAAGGTTATTTAACCCTCCACCGTTTCTTTATCCATGCTCCTCGATGCGTACCGCGACCTGAAGTACCTCCTCAACAGGGGCTACCGAAAAAGGTACGCCCTTGAATTCGTGGCCAACCATTACCGGCTGACCAAGGGCGAGCGCTACCTCCTGGCCCGGTGCGCCTTCTCGGACGAATGGATATATGATGTAAGGAGAAAGCTCCTACGCCCTGAAGAGCTCGGGGGTAGAGTTCTTGGGATAGACGGCTTCAACGTTCTGATAACCCTCGAATCGCTCCTCGAAGGAAGAGCTATACTCTGCGAGGACGGGCTCGTGAGGGATTTGAAGTACCAGGGCAGATACAGGCTCAACGAAGGTACGGGGCGGCTCCTCCACGACTTAGCCCGCGCCCTCGGGGGGCTGGGCCTTAAAAAGGCCGTGTTCTTCTACGGCTCTGCGGTTCCAAGGAGCGGGGAGGTGAAGAGGCTGACGGAGGAAGCCCCCCTTCTGGAGGGGGTAAACTCCGAGGTGAGGCTCGTGAGGAGCCCCGACTTCGAGCTCAAGGCCTTCGAGACCGTCGCAACTGCCGACATCGGAATCATTTCAAAGGTTCCCCACGTCTTCGACCTGGCTGCGTACGTGGGAAGGCTCGCCGGGTGGGAGGCTGGCGATCTCTTTGAAATCCTGGGAAAAACGTAACCAGGGAGATATTGACATTCAGACGGTCCTTTTAGAGCTGCAAAGCCGTTTGAAGCCTTGGAAAATTTTTAATACATTCGTGTACAAGGTAGTTGTATATCCCACGATACCCGCTTTTCTTTCTTGGCGGGTGATGGAGGAAGCCCATATGGAGGCAACCAAAGCGATCCTGCTGGCACTTCTGGTGGCCGGCATGTCATCCGGTCGGGGTTCAGGGCTTTACACTGCGGAAAATGTCACGTTTAAATATGATAAAAACCAATTAGATAGGTAGGGAGGCGGCGTGTATGAAAAATGGAAGTTTGGCCCTATTCCTTATTGTTGTTGTTTTGCTGGGCGTAGTTGCAAGCGGCTGCATGGGAAGCGGGGGCGAGGAGAAGCCTTCCACCAGCGAAACGTATCAGGAAAGCGGGGGGGAAACCCCGGAGACTGGCAGCACAAGCGGTGGAGGTTCGGGGGTTTCAACCTGGAAGACCCCCTGGGATGCCTACAACAAGGTTCAGGTTAACGGTCAGGGCTACTACATAACGTACGTGAAGTACACGTTCACAGTCAAGAGTTCCGAGGGGGAGCGCTCCTATGAGGTGATAAAGCAGAGGGGCTACGTGAAGGCCCACATCTACTCCGACGACAACGGAAAGAAGGATTTGGGGGAGTACAACCTCTTCGCCTACTACGGAAAGATAACCCCCTGAACGACCCCGAGATGAACGGGCCGCTTGAGTATCTTATACTCATAAAGGAGAGAACGAAGGACAGCGACTCGTACTTCCTCACTCCATTCCCTGACTTTGGGGCCATGATGTCGGGAACGACGGCGGTCATTGAAGCGTCGTACGGTGGAAACTACTTCTACTGGAGCAACCCCGCTGCGATAGGCAAGTACTCGGAGCTTCCGTACACCGAGGGGGACTTTGAAACGATCATGGGAGGCATATCGGGTTCCACCATCCAGGGATGGATGGCGATGGTGGGCTCTGCCGTGTGGACGGGGCTTGAGGAGCACGACCTCTCAAAGCCGGACGAGTACAGCTTCTCATTCATGGGGATTGGATACAGCTACAAGGTGGATCCGGACGGAAGCGTGAGCTTCGGGGGGAAGAGCTTCAAAGTGAGCAACGTCGAATGGAGCTGGGCAATTGGAAACGTTAGGGGTCAGGGAAAGGCAAAGATAGCACCGGAGCTGCCGATACCCGTGGAAACAGAGGGAACGTTCAGCCAGATGGGCGGCGAAAGCTACTACTCAAAGCTGAAGCTGGAGGACCTAAGGCTATCAAGGGTGTTCGAGGGAATAAGCGTCGAGATAGAGCAGGGAACGTCCCTGGGGGAGACTGAAACTTCAACGGAAACCCAAACGGAGACCTCGACCTCAACCCCAACGGAAACGCCGGGCGGAGGCTCATCGGACAACTGGCAGCTCGCCTGGGACGCAAGCGAGCCCATAACCATAAACGGTGAGGACTACGTTGTAAGGGAGGTAACCTTCAAGGCTGAGTATCGCGTCTCCGGAGGTTCACAGGTCCAGATGACCGTTAAAAAGGGCTACCGTGAAACCAAACTCAACGGAGAGGACGTCTATGCCCTCTACGCGATCCTTGACATCGGCGGGGAGACCTACAACTACACGGTCTACGTTGAGCCGGACTACCTCAGCGAGTACACCTCCGGAATCCTGTGGGTTCCGGCCGTTTACGACATGGTCAACGGCCCGGATTGGGTTAAGGTAGAGGTGACCGGACCAAGCTGCCACTATTCAATGGACGATTCGGGGAACATGGAGGGCGACTACAACTGTGGCTACATAAGCGACGACTTCCAGCGGTACAACATGGTTTGGAGTTACCCGACCGGATTCTACGGCGGCATCTATGGTGACGTGCTCAGCTACGTAACCCTGACCAGCAACGGACAGGGATACACAGTTGAGCCAGGAGACGATATATCCCTGGCAGGCATGGGGTTCAAGACGTACAGGGTAACGTGGAATGGTGTCGTCCAGGGCGGGCTGGCCCAGGCCAACGGGGAGACGGTCGTTGCGCCCGAACTCCCGTTCCCCATCGAGGTAACTGCCTCGCTTACCATGCCTGGAGGCGGGGGAATCTACGTCCATGCAGAGCTTCTCGATATAAAGCTCGAACGTGCCAGGTAGTAAGCAAACTTTAAATCTTTCCTTACATTATTTTTACCCATGTTTGGTGAGCACAGGCTGAAAACTCAGTTCATCAAAATCATCGATAAGAAAATTCATCTCGTGGAGAGTTCTGGAGACACCGTTCTTTACCGGCGGGACGATGTGAGCGTGCTCATAAAACGGGGGGATGGGAATCTCCTGGTTCTTCCCGCCCCGGCAGAGGGCTACGGCGTGAAGTTCCTTATGGTAAAGCTCTCGGAGAGAATAGCCGTGCCTCCAGGGGAGAAGCTGACCGGCTACCTCTCTGCGCCCATAGACATCTCAGTTAGAAGCGGGGACGTGGAGATAGACCGCTTCGTCGTCGGAAGGGAGAAGTATGCCCTCTACGGCGAGAAGACCATCGGGGTTATAGCACGCTATCACGTGAGCGACTTCCACGAGAAGATACCCGACTCACCGGGGATTGTAAAGCTGATCATCAACAATCCGACCGAGAGCTGGAAGCTCGTGGAAAAGATAGTGTTCCCGATAAGGAACAGCGTGATGTTCTACTCCGAGGACAGGGCGTATTACCCCCTGATAATACTCACCACGAGGGAAATCTACGAGGTCAACAACACCGGAAATCCACCGGACGGAACGCTGAAGCCAACCCATGAGGCGGAACCGCTACCCAACTTCAGGATGAGGTGGTGAACATGGCAGCGAACAACACGACGGTTTCCCATCTGGGTATACCCAGCATAGGCCTCTCACTTTTCACGCTGATCGAGGCCGCACTGGTCGTCATGGGCATGATAGTCCTGGGCAGGCTCATGAGGCGCTTCATCCTCAGAAAATCCAAGGAAACGACCCTCACATGGATAATCAACGAGGATACGGCCGACATAATCTTTCGAATGTTCGTGCTCGGTGGAATAATCTGGTCCCTGTACCTGCTCGGCATAATGAGCTATGGGATATGGAACACCACCGTAGGAAACATAGCCTTCGCGATAGGGTTCTTCTACTTCGCGTACCTCATAGCCAAGAAGTCCAAGGACTACATGATTGCCAGCTCTGGGAAAAAGGCCCGACCGGAGGTCATGATAAAGGCCAAGATATTTTACTACATCTTCCTGACCGTGGCGTTCTTCTTGGCCCTCAACTTTGCCGGGATAAGCGGTGAGCTGAGCGCTGTTTTGGCGGCGATTGGGATAACCGGTATAGTCCTAGGTTTTGCGGCCCAGACCGTTGTTTCGAACTTCATCTCCGGGGTCTTCATGTACTTTGACAGGCCGCTCTCCATAGGCGACCAGGTAAGGATAGGGGAGCTTGAGGGCGTCGTTGAGGACATAAGAATACTCTCGACGAGGATACGGGCCTGGGACGGGACTCTGATAAGGATTCCAAACGAGAAGCTTTTCAACAGCAACATAGTCAACTTCATGCGCTATCCGGTGAGGCGCGTGGACATCGACATGGGGATATCGTACAGCGCCGATGCGGAGAGGGCCGTTGAGATAATAAAAGACGTTCTGGACGGGATACCCCTCGTTCTGGCCGAGCCAGAGCCCCTGGTTTACGTCAACGAACTCTCGGACAGCGCGGTTGTGATTGCCATAAGGGCATGGACACCCAGCGAGAAGTGGTTTGATGTCAGAACGCGAATCGTGCGGGACGTTAAGAAGGCCCTCGACGAGGCGGGAATAGAGATACCGTTCCCGCAGAGGGTGAACTGGTTCGCCAACGAGCTGAGGGTAAAGGTGGAGGAAAGCGGGGAAAGCGAAGAAACCTAATCCCCCTTCTTTTCCATCAGGGCGTAGAAGAAGCCTATCGTTTTGTGCCTGTGGGGCCAGGCGCGCATCGTTCCGGGCAGAAAGCCCTCGTCGTAGGGTCCATTGATCTGAATCAGCGCGGCATCCCCGTGCCGCCCAAGGAACCACTCGATAACTTTTTCGTTCTCCTCGGGGAGCATGGAGCAGGTTGAATACAGCAGCCTGCCGCCGGGTTTGAGGAGCCTCCAAGCACTCTCAAGGAGCTCCTTTTGAAGCGCCACGACCTTTGGAATGTTCTTCTCGCGGAGACGCCACCGAAGCTCGGGGTTCTTCGCTATCGTCCCGTCGCTGGTGCACGGCGCGTCGAGGAGAACCCTGTCGGCCCTTTCTTCCCCCAGTATCTCTGGTGCCTTCCTGCCGTCCGCCCTGATGGTTTCGGCAATCTCAACGCCCGTACGCCTGAGAACCTCCTTCATGCGCTTTATCCTGGCACCGTCAACGTCGAAGGCGTAAATTCTTCCCTCGTTGTTCATCAGCTCGGCCATGTGGGCGGTTTTGCCACCCGGGGCGGCGGCCAAATCCACGACTGTTTCTCCGGGCTCCGGAGCCAGAACCAGAGATGCAACCGCTGCCGCTTCCTCCTGCGCTACGGCGAACCCCTTGTTGAATAGCCATTCGGGGTTGAATGGGTCAAGGATTCTGATAACGGTATCAACCCTGCCGCTCCTCTCGAACCTGACGTTCTTTTTCCTCAGGTATTCCTCCACGTCTCCAATGCCTGCCCTCAGCAGGTTAACCCTGATGCTCGTCGACAGCGTCTCGTTGAGAGCCTTAAGGAGCTCTTCAGCCTCGTCGCCGAGGAGCCCCCTCATCCGGGCTATGAACCACTCGGGAAAGAGGTAGTCCCATTTGAGGCGCTTCTCCTCGGTGTCGATGACCGGCACGTATTCAAGGATGCGCGGAAGGAGGTCGTAGTAATAATAGCCGGCGTAGGGGTGCGTTCTCTTCGACAGAAACTGGGCGAGGCCCCTCAGATGTCCCCGCGTTCGCTCACCCGGATCCCTGAAGATAGCCACCTCAACGGCCACCCTGAGCGTCGCCCTGAGCCATGGGTCGAGGATGAGCGGGGAAACACCGACGAGCTCCTCGATTATCTCGTCTATCAGACCGAGTCTGCGCTGAATGGAGTAGAATATCCCCGTGAGCTTGGAGTTCTCCCAGCCTTCGATTTTGTACCTGGCGAAGGCCTTTCTCTTGGCGCTCTGGCTGGGCTTGACTTCCTCCCCGAGCTTCACGGCCTCTATAAGGGCGTACAGTTGCCTGTCGCTGAGTTTGAGTTTCGGCATGGTTAAGGCTACGGTGGGGACTATTTAAAGTTCCCTGAGGAACCGGGGTAGCCTACCGGTGTTCTCTTCCAGTATGGAGATGGTGGATGCGTTCCAGTCATAGGCGGGCAGCATCTGCTCCAGGAAGACCGCTTCCTCTGTGAACCCTTCCTCCTTTAGTCTCCTCGCCAGATCAATCGCATCGTCGGGTCTTTTGCCGTAGTAGTTCATGATGGCCCTCCGCATGAGTCCGAGTACCTCCCTGACCCGCGAGCGTACGAGTATGTCCTCGTGGGAGGTGGCCAGAACGGAGAGCCTGAAGTACGACGACCTGAGGAGAACCTCAATGATCTCCTGGGACGGCGTCGTGAGCATCTGAACCATCGAATCAAGGGCCACTTCAAGGAGCAGGACATCGTTGAGATCAAGAATCTCCGAGAAAACCCTGCCCACGTGCCTCAGGTTTCCGTCCAGAGCGTATCCGGTGGAAGCCGCAAGCTTCAGCCCTATCGACGACACCCAGAGGTTGTCCGAACTCAGAAATCTGGCCACGTGTCCGTCAACGGACG includes:
- a CDS encoding PIN domain-containing protein; amino-acid sequence: MPERREWLVIPDTNFLLVPGQFGVDIISELNRVLDVRFRIAVPNVVLQELEVIERKSRGKDLLAIRMAKKLAERFEVVEIGRFGERPIDDQIYDFAVRKGQVIVCTNDKGLKRRLRERGVPVVYLRSKKILELEGMLG
- a CDS encoding HD domain-containing protein; amino-acid sequence: MYTEEELLGEIGELLGDEELYELYERAFREYHYYFETTNYIVLNVYGFNDHGPIHVLLTTRRALELLNIIGKFGIQTTAEKLGKPFRWSKFIVAFGALFHDIGNMIHRENHYGFSVLLAEPVIDALVREFGTDDPLLLKALTLNAIYTHDEHVPCTTIEGSLVTIADGCDMEAGRSRLVHKRDKVDIHAVSALAIERVEIGEGDEEQPILIEIWMKHPAGIFQVDEILTKKVKSSLLSGKVRLRIHTGAEVMEKVI
- a CDS encoding DUF434 domain-containing protein; translated protein: MLLDAYRDLKYLLNRGYRKRYALEFVANHYRLTKGERYLLARCAFSDEWIYDVRRKLLRPEELGGRVLGIDGFNVLITLESLLEGRAILCEDGLVRDLKYQGRYRLNEGTGRLLHDLARALGGLGLKKAVFFYGSAVPRSGEVKRLTEEAPLLEGVNSEVRLVRSPDFELKAFETVATADIGIISKVPHVFDLAAYVGRLAGWEAGDLFEILGKT
- a CDS encoding DUF432 domain-containing protein, giving the protein MFGEHRLKTQFIKIIDKKIHLVESSGDTVLYRRDDVSVLIKRGDGNLLVLPAPAEGYGVKFLMVKLSERIAVPPGEKLTGYLSAPIDISVRSGDVEIDRFVVGREKYALYGEKTIGVIARYHVSDFHEKIPDSPGIVKLIINNPTESWKLVEKIVFPIRNSVMFYSEDRAYYPLIILTTREIYEVNNTGNPPDGTLKPTHEAEPLPNFRMRW
- a CDS encoding mechanosensitive ion channel family protein, which translates into the protein MAANNTTVSHLGIPSIGLSLFTLIEAALVVMGMIVLGRLMRRFILRKSKETTLTWIINEDTADIIFRMFVLGGIIWSLYLLGIMSYGIWNTTVGNIAFAIGFFYFAYLIAKKSKDYMIASSGKKARPEVMIKAKIFYYIFLTVAFFLALNFAGISGELSAVLAAIGITGIVLGFAAQTVVSNFISGVFMYFDRPLSIGDQVRIGELEGVVEDIRILSTRIRAWDGTLIRIPNEKLFNSNIVNFMRYPVRRVDIDMGISYSADAERAVEIIKDVLDGIPLVLAEPEPLVYVNELSDSAVVIAIRAWTPSEKWFDVRTRIVRDVKKALDEAGIEIPFPQRVNWFANELRVKVEESGESEET
- a CDS encoding RsmB/NOP family class I SAM-dependent RNA methyltransferase, whose amino-acid sequence is MPKLKLSDRQLYALIEAVKLGEEVKPSQSAKRKAFARYKIEGWENSKLTGIFYSIQRRLGLIDEIIEELVGVSPLILDPWLRATLRVAVEVAIFRDPGERTRGHLRGLAQFLSKRTHPYAGYYYYDLLPRILEYVPVIDTEEKRLKWDYLFPEWFIARMRGLLGDEAEELLKALNETLSTSIRVNLLRAGIGDVEEYLRKKNVRFERSGRVDTVIRILDPFNPEWLFNKGFAVAQEEAAAVASLVLAPEPGETVVDLAAAPGGKTAHMAELMNNEGRIYAFDVDGARIKRMKEVLRRTGVEIAETIRADGRKAPEILGEERADRVLLDAPCTSDGTIAKNPELRWRLREKNIPKVVALQKELLESAWRLLKPGGRLLYSTCSMLPEENEKVIEWFLGRHGDAALIQINGPYDEGFLPGTMRAWPHRHKTIGFFYALMEKKGD